The window AGGAGATCGAGGATCTCGTCTCCCGCCTTCCGGTCGAGGTCGCCGGTCGGCTCGTCGCAGAGCAGGAACGTCGGGTCGGTCACGATCGCCCGGGCGATCCCCACTCGCTGCTCCTGTCCCCCGGAGAGCTGGCGGGGGTAGTGCTTCGCGCGGTCGACGAGCCCGACCACGGCCAGCGCGGACGCGACGTGGCGCCGGCGCTCCGACCGCGAGAGGCCGGTGAGCAGCAGCGGCAGCTCGACGTTCCGCTCGGCGGTCAGGACGGGGAGGAGGTTGTAGAGCTGGAACACGAAGCCGACGTGCCTCGCGCGCCACCGCGCGAGGTCGCCGTGGGACATCCGGTCGATGCGCTCGCCCCTGACCTCGATCGCGCCGCTCGACGGGACGTCGAGCCCGCCGAGAAGGTTGAGGAGCGTCGTCTTCCCGGAGCCGGAGGGGCCCATCAACGCCAGGAAGTCCCCCTTCGGGATCTCGAGGTTGACCCCCAGGAGGACGTCGATCCGCTCCCCTCCGCGGCGGTACTCCTTGTGGACGTCCTTCACGCGGACCAGGGCACCGTCGTCGGCCATGTCCCTCTCCCCCGGGTCAGCGCGCATCGGCTCGGATCCCGTCGGCGAGACTCGGCGGTCCATCGACCACGACGCGCTCTCCGGCGGCGAGGCCGGCGGCGATCTCCACGTCGCTCCCCGAGACCGGTCCGGGCTCGACGGCCCGCCTCTCGAGACGGCCGTTCGCGAGGACGAACACCACGTCCCTGTCGCCGTCGCGCCTCAGGGCGGCGCGGGGGATCAAACGGCGCGGGCGCGCGCCGACCGACCCCGAGCCCCCGCTCGACAGGAACGCCACCTTGACCCCCATGTCGGGGAGGATCCTCGGATCGAGCCGGTCGAAGGCGATCCGGACCTTCACCGTGGCCTTTTGTCGATCGGCGGTGGGGATCACCGCGATCACCGAGGCCGGGATCCGCCAGTCCGGGTAAGCGTCGAGGACCGCCTCGACCCGCTGCGCCGGCTCGACGCGGTGGATGTAGCTCTCGTTGACGTCCACTTCGACCTCGAGCGACGCCATGTCGACGACGGTGCAGATTCCCGTCCGGGTGAATCCGCCCCCGGCGGAGATCGGGGAGACCATCTCGCCGGGCTGCGCGTCCTTGGACACCGCGATGCCGTCGAACGGGGCGCGAATCACGGTGTCGTCCAGCTCCTGACGCCGCAGCTCCACCTGGCGCTCGGCCACGGTTTCCTGCTGCCGCAGGAGGGCGAGCCGAGCCTGGAGCGCGTCGTGCTCCGCTTGCGCCGAGTCGAGATCCGCCTGGCTCGAGACCCCCTTGGCGACGAGATCGGTCTGGCGCGCGAGGCTCAGGGCCGCGAGGTGGAGCTCAGCCTCCGTCTCGGCCAGCGCGCGCCCGGCGGAGACCGCCTGGGACTCGTCGAGGGCGAGGGTCCGGCGCGCCATGGCGTCGTCGAGCCTCGCGAGGACCTGTCCCCGCTTGACCGCCATCCCTTCCTCGACGGCGACCTCCCTGACCTTGCCCGTGATCTTCGAGGAGACGGTGGCGCGACGGCGAGCGGTCACGTACCCCGAGGCGTTCAGGACGGCGGGCGAGCCCCCCGGAGCGAGTTCCCGGACCGGGGCGACCGTGACGGAAACGGCGGCCCGGCTCGCCGCCCACCACCAACCCGCCACGACGAGGACCACCGCGAAGGCCCCGATGACGACCCAGGTCACGGCGCGGCCTCGCCTCGTCCGGCCGTCGTCCCGACGCTCGATCTTGAGCGACCCGAGGTCGTCGAGCGCCTGCCTTCCGTCTCCCATCGGGAACTCCTGCTCCGGGGACGGGCGCCGCCTACGTCCCCA is drawn from Terriglobia bacterium and contains these coding sequences:
- a CDS encoding efflux RND transporter periplasmic adaptor subunit, with translation MGDGRQALDDLGSLKIERRDDGRTRRGRAVTWVVIGAFAVVLVVAGWWWAASRAAVSVTVAPVRELAPGGSPAVLNASGYVTARRRATVSSKITGKVREVAVEEGMAVKRGQVLARLDDAMARRTLALDESQAVSAGRALAETEAELHLAALSLARQTDLVAKGVSSQADLDSAQAEHDALQARLALLRQQETVAERQVELRRQELDDTVIRAPFDGIAVSKDAQPGEMVSPISAGGGFTRTGICTVVDMASLEVEVDVNESYIHRVEPAQRVEAVLDAYPDWRIPASVIAVIPTADRQKATVKVRIAFDRLDPRILPDMGVKVAFLSSGGSGSVGARPRRLIPRAALRRDGDRDVVFVLANGRLERRAVEPGPVSGSDVEIAAGLAAGERVVVDGPPSLADGIRADAR
- a CDS encoding ABC transporter ATP-binding protein, with product MADDGALVRVKDVHKEYRRGGERIDVLLGVNLEIPKGDFLALMGPSGSGKTTLLNLLGGLDVPSSGAIEVRGERIDRMSHGDLARWRARHVGFVFQLYNLLPVLTAERNVELPLLLTGLSRSERRRHVASALAVVGLVDRAKHYPRQLSGGQEQRVGIARAIVTDPTFLLCDEPTGDLDRKAGDEILDLLEALNARFGKTIVMVTHDPHAAARARRRLILDKGMLSGEGIG